Proteins encoded in a region of the Neodiprion lecontei isolate iyNeoLeco1 chromosome 5, iyNeoLeco1.1, whole genome shotgun sequence genome:
- the LOC107223216 gene encoding lipid droplet-associated hydrolase, with protein MQEAFLDLNGVPTHVTSEGRWVEAGLAADGHRDVVVVIPGNPGLPSFYNGFIKTLNSKLPTETPVWMVGHAGHVQPSKTSLRSLPKYEHNRHLYNLDGQLKHKAEFIKKYVPKDARLHLVAHSIGSWFVLNLLKDEEIRNQVVKCYLLFPTIERMAESPNGKFFTRFATPLISILVFLSWIFTFLPLIIQILLIEVASFFIGIPRKCRKSVLQLVNPAVLRRVFSLAKQELEIVRELDHELVSKNSDKLWLYYGSKDGWTPVKYYEEIRTRYPNLNAVLCKRGILHSFVLESDTEMGNIVADIINDNII; from the exons ATGCAGGAAGCGTTTTTAGACCTGAACGGTGTTCCGACTCACGTTACGTCGGAGGGTCGGTGGGTCGAGGCTGGCCTCGCAGCTGACGGTCACAGAGATGTGGTAGTTGTCATTCCAGGCAACCCTGGACTCCCGAGCTTCTACAATGGGTTTATCAAGACCCTGAATTCAAAACTCCCAACGGAAACGCCGGTCTGGATGGTCGGGCACGCGGGGCATGTTCAACCCAGCAAAACAAGCCTCCGAAGCTTGCCTAAATACGAGCACAATAGGCACTTGTACAATCTGGATGGCCAGCTTAAGCATAAG GCTGAGTTCATCAAGAAATACGTGCCTAAAGACGCTCGATTACATCTTGTTGCCCACTCGATTGGCAGTTGGTTTGTTTTAAACCTGCTTAAGGATGAAGAGATTAGAAATCAGGTTGTAAAATGCTACCTATTATTTCCAACTATCGAACGCATGGCAGAAAGCccgaatggaaaattttttacacgattC gcCACACCTTTGATTTCGATACTGGTGTTCCTTTCCTGGATATTCACGTTTTTGCCtttgattattcaaattcttCTGATCGAAGTAGCCAGTTTCTTTATTGGGATTCCTCGCAAGTGCAGGAAATCTGTTTTGCAGCTGGTCAATCCCGCTGTTCTAAGACGGGTGTTTTCATTGGCAAAACAAGAACTGGAAATTGTGCGAGAGTTGGATCATGAATTGGtgtcaaaaaattcagacaaacTTTGGTTATATTATGGCTCTAAGGACGGTTGGACTCCTGTAAAATATTATGAAGAAATCAGAACTAGATATCCAAATCTCAATGCTGTACTGTGCAAAAGAGGAATTTTGCACTCATTTGTTCTTGAAAGCGATACGGAAATGGGAAACATTGTTGCAGACATTATCAATGATAACATTATATAA
- the LOC107223217 gene encoding probable 28S ribosomal protein S23, mitochondrial isoform X1, whose product MARSRLAKIGTIHSRTSGLLRSGAMKEEDKPLWFDIYEAFQPKDEPRFDRPISTGNIREIFYEEDVIRAKFHKDHPSLPFVHLNDTSRLSQTQKFIATYQELSKEGGVQKSELYKAAVSQVIGQAVRSRIDKPQPSEETTSVADTEKGKTTNLNVNINNILKEQ is encoded by the exons aTGGCACGTAGCAGATTAGCAAAAATTGGCACGATTCATTCGAG AACAAGCGGTCTTCTCAGATCTGGGGCTATGAAAGAAGAGGATAAACCATTATGGTTCGACATTTATGAAGCTTTCCAACCAAAGGATGAACCTCGTTTCGATCGTCCTATAAGCACGGGAAATATCAGAGAAATTTTCTATGAGGAGGACGTCATTCGAGC AAAGTTCCACAAGGATCATCCTTCTCTACCATTCGTTCACCTGAACGATACATCACGTTTGTCTCAAACACAAAAATTTATAGCTACATATCAAGAGTTATCAAAAGAG GGTGGTGTCCAAAAATCTGAACTATACAAAGCTGCTGTTTCTCAAGTAATTGGCCAGGCGGTTAGATCACGAATCGACAAGCCTCAACCATCTGAAGAAACGACTTCAGTAGCTGATACAGAGAAAGGCAAAACTACAAACCTGAATGTTAACATTAATAACATACTTAAGGAACAGTAA
- the LOC107223217 gene encoding 28S ribosomal protein S23, mitochondrial isoform X2, with the protein MKEEDKPLWFDIYEAFQPKDEPRFDRPISTGNIREIFYEEDVIRAKFHKDHPSLPFVHLNDTSRLSQTQKFIATYQELSKEGGVQKSELYKAAVSQVIGQAVRSRIDKPQPSEETTSVADTEKGKTTNLNVNINNILKEQ; encoded by the exons ATGAAAGAAGAGGATAAACCATTATGGTTCGACATTTATGAAGCTTTCCAACCAAAGGATGAACCTCGTTTCGATCGTCCTATAAGCACGGGAAATATCAGAGAAATTTTCTATGAGGAGGACGTCATTCGAGC AAAGTTCCACAAGGATCATCCTTCTCTACCATTCGTTCACCTGAACGATACATCACGTTTGTCTCAAACACAAAAATTTATAGCTACATATCAAGAGTTATCAAAAGAG GGTGGTGTCCAAAAATCTGAACTATACAAAGCTGCTGTTTCTCAAGTAATTGGCCAGGCGGTTAGATCACGAATCGACAAGCCTCAACCATCTGAAGAAACGACTTCAGTAGCTGATACAGAGAAAGGCAAAACTACAAACCTGAATGTTAACATTAATAACATACTTAAGGAACAGTAA
- the LOC107223212 gene encoding deoxyhypusine hydroxylase: MVNIEEDKIISIGNVLNDETRPLKERFRALFTLKSIGGYTSISQINDCFKDPSALLKHELAYCLGQMQDVRALPFLINVLRDMSQEPMVRHEAGEALGAIGDISVIPILEEYSKDPVVEVAETCQLALDRLKWISNSKNTSQNLSANPFASVDPAPPAAIKDVAELKHILLDEKASLFDRYRAMFSLRNLRTDESVLALAEALKYGSALFKHEIAFVLGQLQEEISVPHLCAALEDCEENEMVRHECAEALGSIATPECFKALNKYLGDTKRVVHESCIIALDMCEYQNSPEFQYADTLTKISS, encoded by the exons ATGGTGAACATCGAGGAAGATAAAATAATCAGTATTGGGAATGTTTTGAACGATGAGACGAGACCATTGAAAGAGAGATTTCGAGCTCTATTCACGTTGAAAAGTATTGGAGGTTATACCTCGATCAGTCAAATTAATGACTGCTTCAAAGATCCATCGGCACTCTTGAAACACGAACTGGCCTACTGCCTTGGACAAATGCAGGACGTCAGAGCTTTACCTTTTCTAATAAACGTTTTACGTGACATGTCCCAGGAACCAATGGTCCGTCATGAGGCTG GTGAGGCGCTGGGAGCGATCGGTGATATTTCAGTCATACCGATCCTTGAAGAGTACAGCAAGGATCCAGTTGTCGAAGTAGCCGAGACCTGCCAGCTTGCTCTAGACCGATTGAAATGGATTTCAAACTCAAAGAACACATCCCAGAATCTTTCTGCCAACCCGTTCGCATCTGTCGATCCTGCACCACCAGCTGCTATCAAAGATGTCGCTGAATTGAAACATATACTACTGGATGAAAAGGCTTCACTATTCGATCGGTATCGAGCCATGTTTTCACTTCGAAATTTGAGGACGGATGAAAGCGTGCTTGCATTGGCTGAAG cacttAAATATGGCAGTGCGTTATTTAAACATGAGATAGCATTCGTGTTGGGGCAACTGCAGGAAGAAATTTCCGTTCCTCATCTTTGCGCCGCATTAGAGGATTGCGAAGAAAACGAAATGGTCCGACACGAGTGTGCCGAGGCTCTGGGCTCCATTGCCACTCCCGAATGTTTCAAAGCATTGAACAAATACCTTGGGGACACTAAACGCGTCGTGCATGAGAGCTGTATTATTGCATTAGATATGTGCGAGTATCAAAACAGCCCTGAGTTTCAGTATGCGGACACGCTCACTAAGATCTCTTCGTGA
- the LOC124294510 gene encoding uncharacterized protein LOC124294510, whose amino-acid sequence MGNRGSKAPGNQEFYCLRQQDIRVFAEISKSLEADLSHYGTEFYTLLFQNHPKYLKYFQQSSPHEFQEYYTLLRSKFSLTCSTVAALFLDYTHKPQPREHLLGYIAMVHRDMDLDQKDMENFMMDFMQMLTLQFPKQMTGECCLAYMRYTASLVSRINVLMKRHREIGRMSRGNNQAKKRCPTFGCCRLPNCTWSSFSQRHLIYGHTPEYWEAKRRHWIVQRTVWASTDVEGPSQKPQKDTTKKRNIVNSSVSSFSGDSSPSDESCVRVIKEPNSMSHEWWTSDQEMSEKITKSNRQVRKERQPFMLSKDDTADTEKRIASTRNDLQSEGNIRNVVEPGETVIQALKTSMKTTNSGKDTDFKADRQTKQSNRRNLRRVSIANSTPRERRRQSLQKDPSLESHSHNIEELKYPRTRRLTIQSDPRNHHNSSETDVEGRNFRSDLLKSLSVATNGMNDRGTSISNVSSTSGMLGGIDRTGSVTYYDGQRFRTSFSPRNKPRTSIISTAGSGGRANKIPKRVSISNAHWTSSKESD is encoded by the exons ATGGGCAATCGTGGGAGTAAAGCACCAGGGAATCAGGAATTTTACTGTTTGAGGCAACAAGACATCCGTGTTTTCGCCGAAATTAGTAAATCCCTCGAAGCTGATTTATCTCACTATGGAACTGAATTCTACACTtt GCTCTTCCAGAATCATCCCAAGTACTTGAAGTACTTTCAGCAAAGTAGCCCACACGAGTTTCAGGAGTACTATACGCTGTTACGGTCGAAATTCAGCCTGACTTGTAGTACTGTCGCAGCGCTGTTTTTAGACTACACACACAAACCTCAACCCCGTGAGCACTTATTGGGATACATCGCAATGGTGCACAGGGATATGGATTTGGATCAGAAGGATATGGAA AACTTCATGATGGACTTCATGCAGATGTTGACCCTACAGTTTCCTAAGCAAATGACAGGCGAGTGTTGTTTGGCTTACATGAGATACACAGCATCTCTGGTATCACGTATAAATGTCCTTATGAAAAGGCATCGAGAGATTGGGAGGATGAGCAGAGGAAATAACCAAGCTAAAAAA AGATGTCCAACATTCGGATGCTGCCGCCTGCCGAATTGCACGTGGTCATCTTTCAGCCAGCGCCATCTTATTTATGGCCATACTCCAGAATACTGGGAAGCAAAGAGGCGGCATTGGATCGTACAACGTACTGTATGGGCGTCGACAGATGTAGAGGGACCCTCTCAGAAGCCACAGAAagatacaaccaaaaaaagaaacattgtCAACAGTTCTGTGAGCTCATTCAGCGGAGACAGCTCACCTA GTGACGAAAGCTGCGTTCGAGTGATCAAAGAGCCCAATAGCATGAGCCATGAATGGTGGACAAGCGATCAGGAGATGAGTGAAAAGATAACAAAATCGAATAGACAAGTTCGGAAGGAACGTCAACCATTTATGTTGTCAAAGGATGATACGGCTGACACAGAAAAGAGGATCGCTTCGACACGAAACGAC TTGCAATCCGAAGGGAATATTAGGAATGTCGTGGAACCTGGAGAAACTGTGATACAAGCTTTGAAGACTTCCATGAAGACTACGAATAGTGGCAAAGATACCGATTTCAAAG CTGATCGTCAAACGAAACAGTCTAATCGTAGAAATTTACGGCGGGTCTCTATTGCGAATTCCACACCCAGAGAAAGAAGACGACAGAGTCTACAAAAAGATCCCAGTTTGGAAAGCCATTCA CATAACATCGAAGAGTTGAAATACCCGAGGACACGAAGATTGACAATTCAGAGCGATCCGAGAAATCACCATAATTCTTCTGAGACCGACGTAGAAGGTAGAAATTTTCGTTCGGATCTACTGAAGTCTTTGAGCGTTGCAACCAATGGGATGAACGACCGAGGAACATCCATAAG TAACGTGTCCAGTACTTCTGGAATGTTGGGCGGAATTGATCGGACGGGATCAGTAACG TACTACGACGGCCAAAGATTTCGTACTTCATTCTCACCCAGAAATAAGCCCCGCACTAGTATTATCAGCACAGCTGGTTCTGGG GGCAGAGCTAACAAGATTCCCAAACGCGTGTCTATATCAAATGCTCACTGGACTTCGTCCAAAGAATCTGACTAG
- the LOC107223210 gene encoding facilitated trehalose transporter Tret1-2 homolog isoform X3 has product MSSIEERNMKQTSIRPQIFAVVTASLLFTATGFHLGWSSPTLPKLLEDTSIPVTQNQASLIISLLSFGSTVGPLLSIVTVDRWGRKTTMLLLSIPFIVSSILIAMAQNYWWYYVARVTCGLASGITWTIIPMYLGEIAEDRIRGGLGVTMSVMLNLGLLMAYTIGPWVSKPLLAALGTAIPVMFLLIFSWMPETPYFYMMKDKPNLARKSLEWLRGTTDVDQEVEVVRKNVEFDLQNSWALKELFTDKGNRKALLVVLGLMTAQELSGIAVITSYSTSILSEVGSGITSSVSVIIIGVIQLTVTVLVVFFTDRVGRRPLLFGSLFSIIVFLAALAVYFHLEANGNDVSGISWLPATALVSFLCAFSAGLGGVTSIITFFYLPETNRKSFGEIQQMLHKRSESNQIMQPDPTPECTRSNSVYCIDIKNSIN; this is encoded by the exons ATGTCCTCTattgaagaaagaaacatGAAGCAGACAAGCATTAGACCACAAATTTTTGCAGTCGTAACGG CCTCGCTGCTATTTACCGCGACTGGATTTCACTTGGGATGGTCATCGCCAACGTTGCCCAAATTACTGGAAGACACTTCTATCCCAGTGACACAGAACCAAGCCTCTTTGATCATTAGTCTCTTATCATTCGGAAGTACGGTTGGTCCGCTCCTCAGTATCGTTACCGTCGACAGATGGGGAAGGAAGACGACGATGTTGCTCCTGTCAATCCCATTCATTGTGTCGAGCATCCTCATCGCCATGGCTCAAAACTACTGGTGGTACTACGTGGCAAG GGTTACTTGCGGACTTGCGAGCGGGATTACTTGGACAATTATACCCATGTACCTTGGCGAAATCGCCGAGGATAGAATACGCGGAGGCCTTGGCGTGACGATGTCGGTTATGTTAAACCTGGGACTCTTGATGGCTTACACCATCGGTCCGTGGGTTAGCAAACCATTGCTCGCTGCTCTGGGTACAGCGATTCCCGTCATGTTCCTCTTAATATTCTCATGGATGCCAGAAACACCATACTTTTACATGATGAAGGATAAGCCGAACCTCGCCAGAAAGAGTCTCGAATGGTTGAGGGGCACAACGGACGTTGACCAGGAGGTTGAGGTGGTGAGAAAGAATGTAGAATTTGATCTACAGAACTCGTGGGCACTGAAAGAGCTGTTCACGGACAAGGGAAATCGAAAG GCATTGCTTGTCGTCCTCGGACTGATGACAGCCCAAGAATTATCGGGCATTGCGGTTATCACGTCTTACAGTACCAGCATCCTCAGTGAAGTTGGATCCGGCATAACTTCCAGCGTTTCCGTCATCATAATTGGCGTCATTCAATTGACCGTCACGGTACTGGTTGTATTTTTCACCGACAGGGTAGGGAGAAGACCCTTGCTGTTTGGGTCCCTTTTTTCCATCATTGTATTTCTCGCAG CCCTGGCAGTGTACTTTCACTTGGAAGCTAATGGAAACGATGTCTCCGGAATTTCGTGGCTACCGGCGACAGCACTAGTCAGTTTCTTATGTGCCTTCTCCGCAGGCTTGGGAGGCGTGACTAG TATCATCACGTTTTTCTACCTGCccgaaacgaatcgaaaatCATTTGGTGAAATTCAACAGATGCTGCACAAGCGATCCGAATCGAATCAGATAATGCAACCAGATCCTACACCCGAATGCACCCGAAGTAATTCGGTATATTGTATTGACATCAAGAATTCAATTAACTAA
- the LOC107223210 gene encoding facilitated trehalose transporter Tret1-like isoform X2, which translates to MLAPQIFAAVTSTVLEAITGFHIGWPSSTLPKLLEDTSVPVTQDQASLIVSMMGLGGMTGPICVALTVDKWGRKTSMILGAIISLIAGIMTTFARSYWWYYVARFASGLGMGFTSVVIPMYLGEIAQDTRRGGLSILMAVLSNSGTVLVYCVGPWISVSVLSAFGILMPLVFLLLVPWIPETPYFYTMKGKPELARKSLEFLRSTTDIGEEIEKIEKNVEFDLQHVGTLKTLLTDRGNRKALLLTLVIISAQQLSGITVIASYGTTILNEVDSDISSSTAIIITGVVQLVVSILVTFFADKIGRRPLLLGSMFFSMVFLTALAVYFHLEANGNDVSGISWLPATALVSFLCAFSAGLGGVTRSVISEIFSCNIKAYGTIITVIWTSVLFAVILQLYPNVVNNYGIHIAFYGFTICLAIFSIITFFYLPETNRKSFGEIQQMLHKRSESNQIMQPDPTPECTRSNSVYCIDIKNSIN; encoded by the exons ATGCTTGCCCCGCAGATTTTCGCCGCCGTCACAa gTACTGTACTAGAGGCGATTACCGGATTCCATATCGGTTGGCCATCGTCGACGTTGCCTAAGCTATTGGAAGACACTTCTGTCCCAGTGACACAGGATCAGGCATCCCTGATTGTTAGCATGATGGGGTTGGGCGGGATGACAGGCCCAATTTGTGTAGCTCTGACGGTTGACAAATGGGGACGAAAGACTTCAATGATACTTGGAGCGATTATATCGTTAATCGCAGGTATCATGACCACCTTTGCTCGAAGCTATTGGTGGTACTATGTCGCTAG GTTTGCTAGCGGACTTGGGATGGGATTTACCTCTGTAGTGATTCCAATGTACCTCGGAGAAATTGCACAGGACACAAGACGCGGAGGCTTGAGTATCTTGATGGCGGTTTTGTCTAACTCGGGAACTGTATTAGTCTACTGTGTTGGACCTTGGATTAGCGTGTCTGTTCTCAGTGCGTTTGGAATACTAATGCCACTCGTGTTTCTCTTGCTCGTTCCGTGGATACCGGAAACACCTTACTTTTACACAATGAAAGGTAAGCCAGAACTCGCCAGGAAGAGTCTAGAATTCTTGAGGAGCACAACGGACATCGGTGaggagattgaaaaaatcgagaaaaacGTGGAATTTGATCTCCAACATGTCGGGACATTAAAGACGCTCTTAACGGATAGGGGAAATCGAAAG GCACTACTGCTCACCCTCGTAATCATCTCCGCTCAACAATTGTCCGGCATTACAGTCATCGCGTCTTACGGTACAACCATCTTGAACGAAGTTGACTCCGACATCTCTTCCAGCACTGCAATCATCATAACTGGTGTCGTCCAACTCGTCGTATCCATCCTGGTTACTTTTTTTGCCGACAAGATCGGCAGGAGACCTCTGCTACTTGGGTCTATGTTTTTCAGCATGGTATTTCTGACAG CCCTGGCAGTGTACTTTCACTTGGAAGCTAATGGAAACGATGTCTCCGGAATTTCGTGGCTACCGGCGACAGCACTAGTCAGTTTCTTATGTGCCTTCTCCGCAGGCTTGGGAGGCGTGACTAGGTCTGTTATCTCTGAAATATTCTCGTGTAACATCAAGGCCTACGGAACGATAATTACTGTCATATGGACCTCGGTTCTTTTCGCCGTAATTTTACAACTCTACCCGAACGTAGTGAACAATTATGGTATCCACATCGCATTTTACGGGTTCACGATATGCCTTGCAATTTTTAGTATCATCACGTTTTTCTACCTGCccgaaacgaatcgaaaatCATTTGGTGAAATTCAACAGATGCTGCACAAGCGATCCGAATCGAATCAGATAATGCAACCAGATCCTACACCCGAATGCACCCGAAGTAATTCGGTATATTGTATTGACATCAAGAATTCAATTAACTAA
- the LOC107223209 gene encoding facilitated trehalose transporter Tret1, whose amino-acid sequence MKKMALVPVIFAAITSTILDIVAGFHTGWSSPILSKLLEDTSVPVTQDQASLIVSCFSIAAVVGPISMMLTVDRWGRKVTMILVAVTFLIAGVMLTFPQNYWWYYIGRLTCGFAAGNVVSVLPMYLAEIAEDRIRGGLSILITVMYNSGTVVAYSVGPWVSVSNLGAIGLVMPLVFLLLVPWMPETPYFYVMKGKPDLARRSLEFLRGTTDVAEEIERLKKSVEIDLQNTGTFKELLMDRANRKALLVILGILAAQQLSGISIILYYNTSIFNQVISNISSSTSVIITGVVQLIASLPVVYFADRIGRRPLVLGSMFFSVVFLAALSAYFHLQAIGNDVSTISWLPVTAMVGYLSAYAVGLGSMGLPILTELLPGNVKAYGIPVATTWSTIIGTVVSLVYPTVKIMYGNHTAFYSFTICVAVLIIPTFFYLPETKNKSLSEIQQMLRVRSTSEQKLEPVPTPECSRSNSIYCIAIGKN is encoded by the exons atgaagaaaatggCGCTGGTACCGGTGATTTTCGCGGCTATCACAA gTACGATACTTGATATTGTTGCCGGATTCCACACCGGATGGTCGTCGCCTATATTGTCCAAGCTTCTGGAAGACACTTCCGTCCCGGTGACGCAAGATCAGGCCTCCTTGATCGTTAGTTGCTTTTCGATAGCGGCGGTTGTAGGGCCAATCTCAATGATGCTAACGGTTGACAGATGGGGGAGAAAAGTTACGATGATACTTGTAGCGGTTACATTTTTGATCGCAGGCGTCATGCTCACCTTTCCTCAAAACTACTGGTGGTACTATATCGGAAG GCTTACTTGCGGATTCGCTGCAGGAAATGTCGTATCGGTACTTCCCATGTACTTGGCAGAAATCGCAGAGGACAGAATACGCGGAGGCTTGAGTATCTTGATAACTGTTATGTATAACTCGGGAACTGTAGTAGCCTACAGTGTCGGACCTTGGGTTAGCGTGTCTAATCTCGGAGCGATTGGATTAGTGATGCCACTAGTGTTCCTTTTGCTCGTTCCGTGGATGCCGGAAACACCTTACTTTTACGTGATGAAAGGTAAGCCAGACCTCGCCAGGAGGAGTCTCGAATTTTTGAGAGGCACAACTGACGTCGCCGAGGAGATCGAGAGGCTGAAGAAAAGCGTGGAAATCGATCTCCAAAATACTGGGACGTTTAAAGAGCTCTTAATGGACAGAGCAAATCGTAAG gCTCTACTGGTTATCCTTGGAATTCTAGCAGCTCAACAGTTGTCCGGGATTTCAATTATCTTATATTACAATACCAGCATCTTCAATCAAGTCATTTCCAACATATCTTCCAGTACTTCCGTCATCATAACTGGAGTCGTTCAGCTGATCGCATCGCTTCCAGTGGTCTATTTTGCTGACAGAATAGGTAGAAGGCCTTTAGTCCTTGGATCGATGTTTTTCAGCGTAGTTTTTCTAGCAG CCCTGTCAGCTTACTTTCACTTGCAAGCAATTGGAAATGACGTCTCTACAATTTCGTGGCTACCGGTCACTGCAATGGTTGGCTACTTATCGGCCTACGCGGTAGGATTAGGCAGCATGGGCTTACCTATTCTCACCGAACTACTTCCGGGCAACGTCAAGGCCTACGGCATACCAGTTGCTACTACCTGGTCTACGATTATTGGAACCGTGGTTTCGCTAGTCTACCCGActgtaaaaattatgtatgGTAACCATACTGCGTTCTACTCGTTCACGATCTGTGTTGCAGTTCTTATAATCCCCACATTCTTCTATCTACctgaaaccaaaaacaaatCATTGAGTGAAATCCAGCAGATGCTACGTGTGCGATCCACATCGGAACAGAAACTGGAACCAGTTCCTACACCCGAATGCAGTCGAAGTAATTCGATATATTGTATTGCGATCGGAAAGAACTGA
- the LOC107223210 gene encoding facilitated trehalose transporter Tret1-2 homolog isoform X1, with amino-acid sequence MSSIEERNMKQTSIRPQIFAVVTASLLFTATGFHLGWSSPTLPKLLEDTSIPVTQNQASLIISLLSFGSTVGPLLSIVTVDRWGRKTTMLLLSIPFIVSSILIAMAQNYWWYYVARVTCGLASGITWTIIPMYLGEIAEDRIRGGLGVTMSVMLNLGLLMAYTIGPWVSKPLLAALGTAIPVMFLLIFSWMPETPYFYMMKDKPNLARKSLEWLRGTTDVDQEVEVVRKNVEFDLQNSWALKELFTDKGNRKALLVVLGLMTAQELSGIAVITSYSTSILSEVGSGITSSVSVIIIGVIQLTVTVLVVFFTDRVGRRPLLFGSLFSIIVFLAALAVYFQLLANEDDVSVISWLPVTALIGYVCSFSMGLGTIPTSIASEIFPCNVKAYASIIMNVYVFFIEGVILQLYPLLVNAYGIHVTLYIFAGCTTVSIIFTFFYVPETRMKSLGEIQLMLRKCSESNQTLQPVTTPVCSQNNSIYFISTNDVIK; translated from the exons ATGTCCTCTattgaagaaagaaacatGAAGCAGACAAGCATTAGACCACAAATTTTTGCAGTCGTAACGG CCTCGCTGCTATTTACCGCGACTGGATTTCACTTGGGATGGTCATCGCCAACGTTGCCCAAATTACTGGAAGACACTTCTATCCCAGTGACACAGAACCAAGCCTCTTTGATCATTAGTCTCTTATCATTCGGAAGTACGGTTGGTCCGCTCCTCAGTATCGTTACCGTCGACAGATGGGGAAGGAAGACGACGATGTTGCTCCTGTCAATCCCATTCATTGTGTCGAGCATCCTCATCGCCATGGCTCAAAACTACTGGTGGTACTACGTGGCAAG GGTTACTTGCGGACTTGCGAGCGGGATTACTTGGACAATTATACCCATGTACCTTGGCGAAATCGCCGAGGATAGAATACGCGGAGGCCTTGGCGTGACGATGTCGGTTATGTTAAACCTGGGACTCTTGATGGCTTACACCATCGGTCCGTGGGTTAGCAAACCATTGCTCGCTGCTCTGGGTACAGCGATTCCCGTCATGTTCCTCTTAATATTCTCATGGATGCCAGAAACACCATACTTTTACATGATGAAGGATAAGCCGAACCTCGCCAGAAAGAGTCTCGAATGGTTGAGGGGCACAACGGACGTTGACCAGGAGGTTGAGGTGGTGAGAAAGAATGTAGAATTTGATCTACAGAACTCGTGGGCACTGAAAGAGCTGTTCACGGACAAGGGAAATCGAAAG GCATTGCTTGTCGTCCTCGGACTGATGACAGCCCAAGAATTATCGGGCATTGCGGTTATCACGTCTTACAGTACCAGCATCCTCAGTGAAGTTGGATCCGGCATAACTTCCAGCGTTTCCGTCATCATAATTGGCGTCATTCAATTGACCGTCACGGTACTGGTTGTATTTTTCACCGACAGGGTAGGGAGAAGACCCTTGCTGTTTGGGTCCCTTTTTTCCATCATTGTATTTCTCGCAG cCCTGGCAGTGTACTTTCAATTACTCGCCAACGAGGACGATGTCTCAGTAATTTCGTGGCTACCCGTGACGGCATTAATCGGCTACGTCTGCAGCTTCTCGATGGGCTTGGGCACGATACCGACGTCCATAGCCTCCGAAATCTTCCCGTGTAACGTCAAGGCTTACGCCTCGATTATAATGAACGTATACGTCTTCTTCATCGAAGGCGTCATTTTACAATTGTATCCATTACTGGTGAATGCCTACGGTATTCACGTCACGTTGTACATTTTTGCGGGTTGCACGACTGTTTccataattttcacatttttctacGTACCTGAGACCAGAATGAAGTCATTGGGTGAAATTCAGCTGATGTTACGTAAGTGCTCCGAATCAAACCAGACGTTGCAACCAGTCACCACGCCCGTTTGCAGCCAAAATAActcaatatattttatctCCACTAACGACGTAATTAAGTAA